From a single Miscanthus floridulus cultivar M001 chromosome 8, ASM1932011v1, whole genome shotgun sequence genomic region:
- the LOC136474028 gene encoding uncharacterized protein codes for MAQEIEHTHLPIRGLNLHVAQVGKGDLGTVVFLHGFPEIWYTWRHQMLAVAAAGYRAIAPDCRGYGLSDLPPEHEEVSFDDLVADVLGILDALGVPKAFLVGKDFGGFPAYEFALQHPDRTRGVVCLGIPFNPVPIAIDALPEGFYVLRWREPGRAEADFGRFDVRRVVRTVYVLFSRAEIPIAKEGQEIMDLADLSTPLPEWFTEDDLDAYAKLYEKSGFRYPLQMPYRALHKIPNRLDAKFQVPVFMVMGEKDYCFKFPGFETAMRGGIMDNFMPDLKITYIPEGSHFVQEQFPEQVNDLLLGFLKDHPSAA; via the exons ATGGCGCAGGAGATCGAGCACACCCACCTCCCCATCCGAGGGCTCAACCTCCACGTCGCACAAGTAGGCAAAG GTGACCTGGGCACGGTGGTGTTCCTGCACGGCTTCCCGGAGATATGGTACACGTGGCGCCACCAGATGCTGGCCGTGGCCGCGGCGGGGTACCGTGCCATCGCGCCGGACTGCCGTGGGTACGGGCTGTCCGACCTGCCGCCGGAGCACGAGGAGGTCTCCTTTGACGACCTCGTCGCCGACGTGCTCGGCATCCTCGACGCCCTCGGCGTCCCAAAG GCGTTCCTGGTGGGCAAAGATTTCGGCGGCTTTCCGGCGTACGAGTTCGCGCTGCAGCACCCGGACCGCACCCGCGGCGTGGTGTGCCTGGGCATCCCCTTCAACCCGGTACCCATAGCCATCGACGCCTTGCCCGAAGGCTTCTACGTCCTGCGCTGGCGC GAGCCGGGCAGGGCGGAGGCCGACTTCGGCCGGTTCGACGTGAGGCGCGTGGTGCGCACCGTCTACGTGCTCTTCTCACGCGCCGAGATCCCGATTGCCAAGGAAGGACAGGAGATCATGGACCTGGCCGACCTGTCCACGCCCCTGCCGGAGTGGTTCACCGAGGACGACCTGGACGCCTACGCCAAGCTCTACGAGAAGTCCGGCTTCCGATACCCACTCCAGATGCCGTACAG AGCTCTACACAAGATCCCGAACCGGCTGGACGCCAAGTTCCAGGTGCCGGTGTTCATGGTGATGGGGGAGAAGGACTACTGCTTCAAGTTCCCGGGGTTCGAGACCGCCATGCGCGGCGGCATCATGGACAACTTCATGCCGGACCTGAAGATCACCTACATCCCGGAGGGGAGCCACTTCGTGCAGGAGCAGTTCCCAGAGCAGGTCAACGACCTGCTCCTCGGCTTCCTCAAGGACCATCCCTCCGCTGCATAA